From a single Glycine soja cultivar W05 chromosome 19, ASM419377v2, whole genome shotgun sequence genomic region:
- the LOC114399545 gene encoding omega-hydroxypalmitate O-feruloyl transferase-like, protein MGTTCPESPPLLQDLRVTIHETSMVFPSKETEKRSLFLSNIDKVLNFEVETVHFFGANKDFPPQKVAKMFKNALEDALVVYDFLGGRLNLNPETKRLEIDCNAKGAGFVVASSEYKLSEIGHLVYPNPSFAQFVHKSKDFLQQNDQPLCVAQLTSFKCGGFAIGFTTSHTTFDGLSFKTFLDNLAALAANKPLAVIPCHDRHLLAARSPPRVSFPHHELIKLDNLPTGSTESSVFEASKEELDFKVFQLTSHNILSLKEKAKGSTNARATGFNVITAHIWRCKALSAPYNPSRSSTILYAVDIRPRLNPPLPKSFAGNAVLTAYATAKWEELEKGEFSSLVGMVTEGAKRMSDEYTRSMIDWGEVHSGFPHGEVLVSSWWRLGFEEVEYPWGKPKYCCPVVYHRKDIILVFPPFGSGDDGINIIVALPPKEMDKFETLFYMFLN, encoded by the exons ATGGGAACCACTTGTCCAGAATCTCCACCACTTCTCCAAGACCTAAGGGTTACCATCCACGAAACTTCAATGGTTTTTCCATCCAAAGAAACCGAGAAGAGGTCATTGTTCCTATCAAACATAGACAAGGTCCTCAACTTCGAAGTGGAAACGGTTCACTTCTTTGGAGCAAACAAAGATTTTCCACCCCAAAAAGTGGCCAAGATGTTCAAGAATGCTCTAGAGGATGCCCTAGTGGTCTAtgacttcttgggaggaagATTGAATCTGAACCCCGAAACCAAAAGATTAGAGATAGATTGCAATGCAAAGGGTGCTGGGTTTGTGGTGGCTTCAAGTGAGTACAAGTTAAGTGAGATTGGCCACTTGGTTTATCCCAATCCATCTTTTGCACAATTTGTTCACAAGAGTAAGGATTTCCTTCAACAAAATGATCAACCACTATGCGTTGCACAG ttgACATCCTTCAAATGTGGAGGCTTCGCAATAGGGTTCACAACCAGCCACACCACCTTCGACGGTCTAAGCTTCAAAACATTCTTGGACAACCTTGCCGCATTGGCTGCTAACAAGCCCCTGGCTGTGATACCCTGCCACGATAGGCACCTCCTGGCCGCAAGATCTCCGCCACGTGTCAGCTTCCCGCACCACGAGCTGATCAAGCTCGATAACTTACCCACAGGCAGCACCGAGTCCAGTGTCTTCGAGGCCTCTAAGGAAGAGCTCGACTTCAAAGTTTTCCAACTAACCTCACACAACATTCTCAGCCTCAAGGAGAAAGCCAAGGGTAGCACCAATGCTCGTGCCACTGGGTTTAATGTTATCACTGCCCATATATGGAGATGCAAGGCCTTATCTGCACCCTACAACCCCTCTAGGTCATCCACCATACTATATGCCGTGGACATACGTCCACGGCTGAACCCTCCCCTCCCCAAATCCTTTGCGGGTAATGCTGTGTTAACCGCGTATGCCACAGCAAAATGGGAGGAATTGGAGAAGGGAGAGTTCTCAAGCTTGGTGGGGATGGTGACAGAGGGTGCAAAGAGAATGAGTGATGAGTATACAAGGTCTATGATAGACTGGGGAGAGGTGCATAGTGGGTTTCCACATGGGGAGGTTTTGGTGTCTTCGTGGTGGAGATTAGGCTTTGAGGAGGTGGAGTATCCGTGGGGGAAGCCTAAGTATTGTTGTCCCGTGGTGTATCACCGGAAGGACATTATTTTAGTGTTTCCTCCTTTTGGTAGTGGGGATGATGGGATAAATATTATAGTGGCTCTTCCTCCCAAGGAAATGGACAAATTCGAGACCCTCTTTTACATGTTCTTGAATTGA